In the Uranotaenia lowii strain MFRU-FL chromosome 1, ASM2978415v1, whole genome shotgun sequence genome, TTCGTTCGATATTTTGTCAGAAATTAAGAATAAACTCCTGAACTTCAACAATAAATTCGCCTACGTCAGTATTGTGTCAGAAATTCGTCAGTTTTGGACAAATTTGGTCCAAGTTGGTCAGATATtttggaaattggaaattggTTTCTCGTTTTCCCCAATTTGGGTTGAATCGCTGCTTTTTTAGCTCTGAAACGTCagagttattgaaatttaagtaGAAGTTGACAGTATTTCCAGTCAGAATGGCGAAAAACGTTCAGTTGAAGTTGCTACAAAAGAGAGAGAGGCAAATAGTGCTTCTCATGGACAGTGTCGACCGATTCATACAGAATTACGAACCAGAACGTGATGAGTGTCAGATTAGTTCTAGGCTTGAGGCCTTAGAACCTGTGTTTGATGAGTTTCATGAAGTGCGCAGTAAAATCGAGCTGATCTTTTATGAAAGTGAAGAGATGAAGGCCAAGGAGCTCTACGGTGACGCCAAAGATGAAGCTGAAGCCCAACGTGAGGAAGAAAACGACATGCTGCTGCTGAGTTTCGAGGACCGTTTCTTCCAGTTGAAGGGTGCTCTATCGAAACTTCAACAAAAACGTGAACGAGCTCCAAACGACGACAATTCCTTTCATCATCAAGGCCATGCCTCCATGGGGTCAAGAGTTAAGCTGCCAGAAATCCGATTGCCCAGTTTTAGTGGAAAACTTCGCGAATGGATCTCATTCCGCGACAGTTTTCAAAGTTTGATCCACAACAACGATCAACTCGCACCCATAGAAAAGTTCTCATACCTCAGGTCATCATTGAGCGGCGAGGCACTCGAAGAAGTTCTCTCTATCGAACTCTGAGACGTCAACTACACTGTCGCCTGGGAGATTCTAACAGAACGGTACGAGAACAAGAAGCTTATCGTGAAGGCGTACCTAGACGCACTATTTTCACTCGAACCGATCAGAAAAGAGGGGTATGAGAGCATCAACAATCTCATAAGTGAGTTCGAGAAGAATTTAATGATGCTGCAGAAAGTTGGTGAAGACACTGATGGTTGGAGCACCATTCTAGCACACATGCTCTACTCGCGACTGGACTCTGTCACCTTAAGAAACTGGGAAACACAACACAACTGCAAAGAAGTACCCAAATACGAGGATATGAGGAAGTTTCTGCGCAGCTACTGTTCCGTCCTGCAGTCAGTTGCTCCAGCCAAAGAACCCCGATTCAATGTCGCAGATCATCATCAGCCAAGAGCCCAATCAGCGAGCTATACTACGTTTAAGTCCTCAGACCAGTGTCCATTCTGCAATGAAACATGGCACTCACCGTTTCACTGTCAGAGATTCCTTCGATTGAA is a window encoding:
- the LOC129737855 gene encoding uncharacterized protein LOC129737855 — protein: MAKNVQLKLLQKRERQIVLLMDSVDRFIQNYEPERDECQISSRLEALEPVFDEFHEVRSKIELIFYESEEMKAKELYGDAKDEAEAQREEENDMLLLSFEDRFFQLKGALSKLQQKRERAPNDDNSFHHQGHASMGSRVKLPEIRLPSFSGKLREWISFRDSFQSLIHNNDQLAPIEKFSYLRSSLSGEALEEVLSIEL